The window AGGCGATCCAGGCCGAGAGCGCGAGCGCCAGCACGGCCACCAGCAACAGCGCCGCAGCAACCAGGTGCCGGGCGATGCGCGCGGCGAGGCTCGGGCGGGCAGGACGGCGCCGCCTGTCCTTCGGAGGTGCGCGCATCCTCAGAAGTCGTAGACGTGTTCCACCACCACCTGCCCCGCCGAGGCCTGTGCGCGCCGGAGCTCGGCGGCCAGCCTTGCCACCGGCACCGCGAAGACGACGCGCTTTCGCCCGGGCTGCGTCAGCACCGGCTGTTCGAACAGCGTGCGCACGCTGGCCGCCGACCAGTTGGCGGGCACCAGCACGCTCACCACCACCTCGCCGTCGTTGCCGGCGATCTGCCGGAAGTCGATGCCCTGCTCCGCGAGCCAAGTGCTGTAGGCGGTGAAGGCTTCGTAGCGCGGCACGGTGGCCAGCACCGGCGTGCCCGCGTCGGCCGCGGCCAGCGGCTGGTAGTCGGGGTGCTGCGAATCGGCCTGCGGCGCCGCGCTCAGCAGCACGGCGGTGACGGGCTTCGGCGCGTCGTAGAGGCTCTGCGTGCCGAGCTTGATGAGCCGCGCATAGCCTTCCTTCACCAGCAGCTCCGAGGTGAGCGCGAAGCGGCGCTCCCAGCGCCGCACGAGGTTCGGTCCTCCAGTAGGCACTGCCGACCACAGCGACCGCAGTTCCTGCCAGAAATCGAACTGGTACCACGGCTCGACGCGGATGAAGTCGACGTAGGCCTGCGCGTAACGCGCCGCGAACTGCTCTTCCGGCACCGACTCGTCCGACCGCAGCGCCTCGGCAAGGCGGCCGATCGTGCGCTCGTACAAGCCCTTGAGGCCGTACTCCACCGTGGTGCTGACGCCGATCACCATCACCATCAGGTGGTAGCCGCCGTTGAACGGGTACTTCTCGATCTCGCGACTCACGCCCGCGTAGGACTGCCAGAACTGGCCGATGTGCGAGAACAGCGGGAAGCTGCTCGGGTGGCCGCTGCGCGACAGGTAGGCCGCGTACTCGGCCGGGCTGTGCACCAGGTACCACTCGGGGAAGGTGAGGAAGGTCTGGTCGGGCGTGCGCACGTGCTCGGGCGGCGTGGCCGGCGCCGTGGCCGCCCCGTCCTGCGCCAGCGCTGCGGCGCACAGCAGCCCGACCGCCGCCACGGCGGCGGCGAACCGGCGGCGCATCAAGACCGCACCCCGCGGGCCTGCACCACCACGGCGGGATCGCGCAGCGTCTGCGGGTCGAGGCGGCGCACGAAGCAGAACAGCGTGTTGTCGGTCGGGTCGTTGTCCTGCAGCACGCGGTGCCCGGTGTCGTCGAAGCCCTGCGCCTGGAGCCGGTCGACCCAGGTCTTGGCCGACTCGAAAAATCGCAGCTCGGCCCGGTTGGTCTCCCAGCTCTCGCCCAGGCCGGCGTTGAAGACGGTGTGCGCCAGCGACACCAGTGCACGCAGTTCGTCGCTGCGCACGTCGTGGTCGCGCACGATGAAGGCGCCGCCGGGCCGCAGCACGCGCCGCACCGACTGCAGGAAATACCCCAGCCGCTCGGCTGTCATGTGGTGCAGGCCCACGTAGCAGGTCACGAGATCGAGGCTCGCATCGGCGATGCCGGGCCCGAGCGGCGCGTAATCGGACAGCGGCACGTGCACGCCGAGCCGGCCGATCTGGCCGCGCTCCATGATGTCGACCGGCGAGAAGGTCTGCGGCTGCTCGTCGATGAAGTAGCGCGGGCCGCGCAGCTCCAGCGTGGCGGCCAGGCCGCGGTAGTAGCGGCCCTTGGAGCCGATCTCCGCATAGCCGTCGAACTTGCGGCGTCCGCCCAGCACCTGCAGCGTCTGCCGCGTCATCTCGGCCTTCTGCCTGAACAGCGAGGGCAGCGCGTAGCGCAGGTCGGCCGACGCCGGCTTGATGCTCTTGAGCTCGCGCTGGATGTGACGGTAGACGGTCTCCTCGTCGGCGTGCAGCCGACACGCTTCGCCGATGAGATGGTGGAAGCGATCTTCCGGCGCGACACGGAACACGTTCTGCAGAAAGCGGTAGAAGGCATCGGACAGCTCGACGTCGTCGAACACCTGGTGGAATTCGCTGGCCGGCGGTTGTGCCGAGGGCGGCGTGCCTCGGTCGAGCCAGGCGCGGTAGTACTTGTCCCAGAGCACGTTGGTGAAGCGGAAGTTCGGGTCGACCTCCCACTTCAGCGCGAACAGGTGCGCCGCCTTCGGATAGGCACGGTGGAACTGCTCCACCGTGCCGTGCGGCTGGTAGGGCAGGTAGTAGGTGCCCCCGACCGACAGCGCGGCGTCGATCAGTTCGCGGGTCCACACGCCGACCCGGCTGCGGGCGTTCTCGCGCGTGCGCTGCTTGTGATACAGCACGAAGGCGAAGGTCTCGGTCGGCGCCCAGCCGAGCGCGGTATCGGGATCAGGCATCGCGTGCCGGATCGAGATGTTCAGTGCGTTGACGCGGTGGCGGTTCAGCACCGCGGCCATCTTCGGCACGAA is drawn from Methylibium petroleiphilum PM1 and contains these coding sequences:
- a CDS encoding FAD-binding protein, with amino-acid sequence MNTDHHIVNDVTQLNPVRVMAIVAPSSVEDVQEALRRTTGPVSVGGGRFSMGGQTASPGSLHFDMRSMNRIVAFSPENKTILVQAGVRWCDIQRFVDPHGLAVKIMQTYANFTVGGALGVNCHGRYVGLGPLVLSVRSIKLVLHDGRAVVASRTAHPELFFGAIGGYGALGVVVEVELDLADNRRVKRIDKVMPLSTYGAYFKDTVRCNPKAVFHNADLYGPHYRSVRAVTWAETDEPATTPDRLQPLRSAYPLHQYFLWAVSETPFGKERREKIVDPLLYLRKKVHWRNYEAGYDVAELEPPSRAERTYVLQEYFIPVERLLEFVPKMAAVLNRHRVNALNISIRHAMPDPDTALGWAPTETFAFVLYHKQRTRENARSRVGVWTRELIDAALSVGGTYYLPYQPHGTVEQFHRAYPKAAHLFALKWEVDPNFRFTNVLWDKYYRAWLDRGTPPSAQPPASEFHQVFDDVELSDAFYRFLQNVFRVAPEDRFHHLIGEACRLHADEETVYRHIQRELKSIKPASADLRYALPSLFRQKAEMTRQTLQVLGGRRKFDGYAEIGSKGRYYRGLAATLELRGPRYFIDEQPQTFSPVDIMERGQIGRLGVHVPLSDYAPLGPGIADASLDLVTCYVGLHHMTAERLGYFLQSVRRVLRPGGAFIVRDHDVRSDELRALVSLAHTVFNAGLGESWETNRAELRFFESAKTWVDRLQAQGFDDTGHRVLQDNDPTDNTLFCFVRRLDPQTLRDPAVVVQARGVRS